Proteins encoded within one genomic window of Merismopedia glauca CCAP 1448/3:
- a CDS encoding ABC transporter ATP-binding protein, with protein MLAVENIHTYYGNIQSLKGVSISVKEGEICTLIGSNGAGKTTLLRTIQGLLRPREGRIFFNQKPIESLSTEQIVNLGISQSPEGRLIFPKMSVLENLEMGAFSRRDRLNIKSDIEKILTLFPRLRERITQKAGTMSGGEQQMLAMGRALMARPKLLLLDEPSMGLAPILVNQIFDIIQDINQEGMTILLVEQNARKALKIAKTGYVLQTGKVVKSGSAKELQSDPEVRRIYLGEE; from the coding sequence GTGTTAGCAGTTGAAAATATTCATACTTATTACGGTAATATTCAATCGTTAAAAGGTGTATCAATCAGCGTTAAAGAAGGAGAAATCTGCACTTTAATCGGCAGTAATGGAGCCGGAAAAACTACATTATTACGCACAATTCAAGGATTACTAAGACCTCGTGAAGGGAGGATATTTTTTAATCAAAAACCTATTGAAAGTTTATCGACTGAACAGATAGTTAATCTGGGAATTTCTCAAAGCCCTGAAGGTAGATTGATTTTCCCGAAGATGAGTGTATTAGAAAACTTGGAAATGGGGGCTTTTTCGCGGCGCGATCGCTTAAATATTAAATCAGATATCGAGAAAATTCTCACCCTATTTCCCCGCCTCAGAGAACGGATTACTCAAAAAGCTGGAACTATGAGTGGTGGCGAACAACAAATGTTGGCTATGGGAAGGGCTTTAATGGCTCGTCCTAAACTATTATTATTAGATGAACCTAGCATGGGTTTAGCTCCCATATTAGTTAACCAGATTTTTGATATTATCCAAGATATTAATCAAGAAGGTATGACTATTTTGTTAGTCGAACAAAATGCCCGCAAAGCTTTAAAAATTGCTAAAACAGGCTACGTTTTACAAACTGGTAAAGTTGTTAAATCTGGTTCCGCTAAAGAATTGCAATCCGATCCTGAAGTGCGTCGTATTTACTTAGGAGAAGAGTGA
- a CDS encoding ABC transporter ATP-binding protein produces MPILEAEQVSMKFGGLVAVDRVNFNVEKGDITSIIGPNGAGKTTFFNMLTGIYTPTVGRIIFNLQDITGLSPDRLTKLGIARTFQNLRLFGNMSVIDNVLVGRHCRLKTGLIGALLRSVSVKQEENKAKQKALELLNYVGLGSFKAYGVAKNLSYGDQRRLEIARALASDPQLLLLDEPTAGMNPKETAALTELIQRIRQELDLTILLIEHDMKVVMGISDRVMVMRDGVKIAEDSPQNVRSNPEVIEAYLGKEED; encoded by the coding sequence ATGCCTATCTTAGAAGCTGAACAAGTGAGTATGAAATTTGGGGGATTAGTAGCGGTTGATCGAGTCAATTTTAACGTTGAGAAAGGAGATATTACTAGTATTATTGGTCCTAATGGAGCCGGAAAAACAACTTTTTTTAATATGCTAACTGGGATATACACTCCAACTGTTGGTAGAATTATTTTTAACTTGCAAGATATTACAGGATTGTCTCCAGATAGGTTGACTAAATTAGGAATTGCTAGAACTTTTCAAAACTTAAGATTGTTTGGCAATATGTCGGTTATTGATAATGTCTTAGTTGGGAGGCATTGTCGTTTAAAAACTGGATTAATCGGAGCATTACTGAGGTCAGTTTCTGTCAAACAAGAAGAGAATAAAGCTAAACAAAAAGCCTTGGAATTATTAAATTATGTGGGTTTAGGTAGTTTTAAAGCTTATGGAGTAGCGAAAAATTTGTCTTACGGAGATCAACGACGATTAGAAATTGCTAGGGCGTTAGCTTCAGATCCGCAACTACTTCTATTAGATGAACCAACTGCGGGAATGAACCCCAAAGAAACCGCAGCTTTGACGGAATTGATTCAAAGAATTCGTCAGGAACTAGATTTAACCATTTTGCTGATCGAACATGATATGAAAGTAGTAATGGGGATTAGCGATCGCGTTATGGTGATGAGAGATGGCGTTAAAATAGCTGAGGATAGCCCTCAAAATGTGCGATCAAATCCTGAAGTAATTGAAGCTTATCTAGGCAAAGAAGAAGATTGA